The genomic interval TCCGTTCCCGTCATGGGATCCACGGGGATCCTCCGAAGGAACCGCACCTTCTTGCCCGTGGGGTCTCCCACGATCGGCACGCCCTCCACCAAGGTCTCCAGCTCCTCAGGGTAGAAATCTTGGGAGACGTCGGTTTGCATGATCAGCCCCTGAACGGCGTAGCGGTGGTACTCGTCGATGGCCCGGCGCATCTCCCTCAAGGAGCGCCGCAGTTCCACCTCCTTGGCCCGCCGCGAAACGATGTGCTGGGCCGGAATGGCCACGAGGGCCAGGATGGCGAGCAGCCCGACGGCCAGCCCGACCTCAAAGAGGGAGATCCCCC from Acidobacteriota bacterium carries:
- a CDS encoding type II secretion system protein; this translates as MDRTGTASAPRQLRASGGNPKGEAAPTPRGRRGERGISLFEVGLAVGLLAILALVAIPAQHIVSRRAKEVELRRSLREMRRAIDEYHRYAVQGLIMQTDVSQDFYPEELETLVEGVPIVGDPTGKKVRFLRRIPVDPMTGTDEWGLRSTRDEPDSTMWGGENVYDVYSLSTAAALDGKTHYNEW